A DNA window from Pseudomonas wuhanensis contains the following coding sequences:
- the mutM gene encoding bifunctional DNA-formamidopyrimidine glycosylase/DNA-(apurinic or apyrimidinic site) lyase has protein sequence MPELPEVETTRRGIAPHLEGQRVSRVIVRERRLRWPIPEDLDVRLSGQRIVLVERRAKYLLINAEVGTLISHLGMSGNLRLVEVGMPAAKHEHVDIELESGLALRYTDPRRFGAMLWSLDPLNHELLVRLGPEPLTDLFDGERLFQQSRGRSMAVKPFIMDNAVVVGVGNIYATEALFAAGIDPRREAKSISRARYLKLAIEIKRILALAIERGGTTLRDFIGGDGQPGYFQQELFVYGRGGEHCKVCGTGLREVKLGQRASVFCPRCQS, from the coding sequence ATGCCTGAACTGCCGGAAGTCGAAACCACCCGCCGCGGGATTGCACCGCACCTGGAAGGCCAGCGCGTCAGCCGGGTGATCGTGCGTGAGCGCCGTTTGCGCTGGCCGATCCCCGAAGACCTGGATGTGCGGCTGTCCGGTCAGCGCATCGTGCTGGTGGAACGGCGTGCCAAGTACCTGCTGATCAACGCCGAAGTCGGCACGCTGATCAGTCATTTGGGGATGTCGGGGAATCTGCGGCTGGTGGAAGTCGGCATGCCGGCGGCCAAGCATGAGCATGTGGACATTGAGCTGGAATCGGGCCTGGCCTTGCGTTACACCGACCCGCGACGCTTTGGCGCGATGCTCTGGAGTCTGGACCCGCTGAACCACGAACTGCTGGTTCGCCTAGGGCCGGAGCCGTTGACTGACCTGTTCGACGGCGAGCGACTGTTCCAGCAATCGCGCGGACGCTCCATGGCGGTCAAGCCGTTCATCATGGATAACGCGGTGGTGGTCGGCGTCGGCAATATCTATGCGACCGAAGCGTTGTTTGCGGCCGGCATTGACCCTCGCCGTGAAGCCAAGAGTATTTCCCGGGCGCGCTATTTGAAACTGGCGATCGAGATCAAGCGCATCCTTGCCCTCGCCATCGAGCGCGGCGGCACCACGTTGCGGGACTTTATCGGCGGCGACGGTCAGCCGGGTTACTTCCAGCAGGAACTGTTCGTGTACGGCCGTGGCGGTGAGCACTGCAAGGTCTGTGGCACGGGGCTGCGGGAAGTCAAGCTTGGGCAGCGCGCCAGCGTCTTTTGTCCGCGCTGTCAGAGCTGA
- a CDS encoding class I SAM-dependent rRNA methyltransferase encodes MSLPSLRLKANADRRLRNGHLWVYSNEIDVAATPLHGFKAGDQAILEAASGKPLGIVAMSPNNLICARLLSRDIKLPLDKSLLVHRLNVALSLRDRLFDKPFYRLVYGDSDLLPGLVVDRFGDILVVQIASATMEAHKDDVIAALTQVLKPSGILFKNDSAARDAEGLNRYVETVFGLVPEWVALEENGVKFEAPVIQGQKTGWFYDHRMNRARLAPYAKGKRVLDLYSYIGGWGVQAAAFGASEVFCVDASAFALDGVERNAALNGVAEKMTCIEGDVFEALKELKASEERFDVIVADPPAFIKRKKDMKNGEGAYRRLNEQAMRLLSKDGILVSASCSMHLPEDDLQNILLTSARHLDRNIQMLERGGQGPDHPVHPAIAETRYIKSITCRLLPNS; translated from the coding sequence ATGTCCCTGCCTAGCCTGCGCCTCAAAGCCAACGCCGACCGTCGCCTGCGGAACGGCCACTTGTGGGTCTATAGCAACGAAATCGATGTAGCCGCTACGCCTTTGCACGGTTTCAAGGCCGGCGACCAGGCGATTCTCGAAGCCGCCAGCGGCAAACCGCTGGGCATCGTTGCCATGAGCCCGAACAACCTGATCTGCGCCCGCCTGCTGTCGCGCGACATCAAGTTGCCGCTGGACAAGTCGCTGCTGGTGCATCGCCTGAACGTTGCCCTGTCCCTGCGCGATCGCCTGTTCGACAAGCCGTTCTATCGCCTGGTCTACGGCGACTCCGACCTGCTGCCAGGCCTGGTGGTCGACCGTTTCGGCGACATTCTGGTAGTCCAGATCGCCTCGGCGACCATGGAAGCTCACAAAGATGACGTGATCGCGGCACTGACCCAAGTGCTCAAGCCAAGCGGCATTCTTTTCAAGAACGACTCCGCTGCCCGTGATGCCGAAGGCCTCAACCGCTACGTCGAAACCGTGTTCGGCCTGGTGCCGGAATGGGTCGCTCTGGAAGAGAATGGCGTGAAATTCGAAGCACCAGTCATCCAGGGACAGAAAACCGGCTGGTTCTACGACCACCGCATGAACCGCGCGCGTCTGGCACCTTACGCCAAAGGCAAGCGCGTACTGGACTTGTACAGCTACATCGGCGGCTGGGGCGTTCAAGCGGCTGCCTTCGGCGCCAGTGAAGTGTTCTGCGTCGACGCTTCGGCCTTCGCCCTCGACGGCGTCGAGCGCAACGCCGCACTGAACGGCGTCGCCGAAAAAATGACCTGCATCGAAGGCGACGTGTTCGAAGCCCTGAAGGAACTGAAAGCCAGCGAAGAGCGTTTCGACGTCATCGTGGCCGACCCTCCTGCCTTCATCAAACGCAAGAAAGACATGAAAAACGGTGAAGGCGCCTACCGTCGCCTGAACGAGCAAGCCATGCGCCTGCTTAGCAAGGACGGCATCCTGGTCAGCGCTTCGTGCTCGATGCACCTGCCGGAAGACGACCTGCAGAACATTCTGCTGACCAGCGCCCGTCACCTGGACCGCAACATCCAGATGCTGGAGCGCGGCGGTCAGGGCCCGGATCACCCGGTACACCCGGCCATTGCCGAGACTCGCTACATCAAGAGCATCACCTGCCGTCTGCTGCCAAACAGCTGA
- the coaD gene encoding pantetheine-phosphate adenylyltransferase, giving the protein MNRVLYPGTFDPITKGHGDLVERASRLFDHVIIAVAASPKKNPLFPLEQRVELAREVTKHLPNVEVVGFSTLLAHFAKEKNANIFLRGLRAVSDFEYEFQLANMNRQLAPDVESLFLTPSERYSFISSTLVREIAALGGDITKFVHPAVADALTLRFKK; this is encoded by the coding sequence ATGAACCGAGTGTTGTACCCAGGTACCTTCGACCCTATTACCAAGGGCCATGGCGATCTGGTCGAACGCGCCTCGCGCCTGTTCGATCACGTGATCATCGCCGTCGCCGCCAGCCCGAAAAAAAACCCGCTGTTTCCCCTGGAACAACGTGTGGAGCTGGCCCGCGAGGTCACCAAACATTTGCCGAACGTTGAAGTCGTCGGTTTCTCGACGTTGCTCGCGCATTTCGCCAAAGAGAAGAACGCCAACATATTCCTGCGTGGTTTGCGCGCGGTGTCGGACTTCGAATACGAATTCCAGCTGGCCAACATGAATCGCCAACTGGCACCGGATGTGGAAAGCCTGTTTCTCACACCGTCCGAGCGTTATTCATTCATTTCCTCGACGCTGGTGCGTGAAATCGCGGCCCTGGGCGGCGATATCACCAAGTTCGTCCACCCGGCGGTGGCCGACGCCCTCACCCTGCGCTTTAAAAAGTAG
- a CDS encoding diiron oxygenase, translating to MTAPIIAPSDLPVSWALRFTLGDWNTRASVRTSEHDYLLPTDLEQQLETRHWFPPGLLAYLNHPAIKVLGPTVNHRLSANHLVYFLDYTTVLEHRIVNRSVETIIHGELKVNIPPRMKTAALQLYTDEGYHALFSNNLAEQIAGVYGINLRPVMPYRITRLNALLERTPDKHRALAWFLVGFVSETIIARELLDVCRDDLVSSVQAMLRDHLADEARHSRYFSEVFHYLWLTLNSRQRLFAARLLLDSIRIFFEADERWLRESLLSAGIGDIAITQVLGELTSPQATLRRARSGAGATLQALKKAGFFDLPYNQQLFMKAGLVDG from the coding sequence ATGACCGCCCCCATCATTGCTCCGTCAGACCTCCCCGTTTCCTGGGCGCTGCGTTTCACCCTCGGCGACTGGAATACCCGCGCGTCGGTGCGAACCAGCGAGCACGACTATCTATTACCGACAGACCTGGAGCAGCAACTGGAAACACGTCACTGGTTTCCCCCAGGCTTGCTGGCTTACCTGAATCACCCGGCTATCAAAGTGCTAGGTCCAACCGTCAACCATCGGCTGTCGGCCAATCATCTGGTGTACTTCCTCGACTACACCACCGTGCTCGAACACCGCATCGTCAACCGTTCCGTGGAAACCATCATCCACGGTGAATTGAAGGTCAACATTCCCCCGCGGATGAAGACCGCCGCGCTTCAGCTTTACACCGACGAGGGTTATCACGCCCTGTTCTCCAATAACCTCGCCGAGCAGATCGCCGGGGTTTACGGGATCAACCTGCGCCCGGTCATGCCCTACCGCATCACGCGATTGAACGCCCTGCTCGAGCGCACACCTGACAAACACCGGGCGCTGGCCTGGTTTCTCGTCGGGTTCGTATCGGAGACGATCATTGCCAGGGAACTGCTCGACGTCTGCCGTGACGACCTGGTGTCCAGCGTCCAGGCAATGCTCAGGGATCATCTCGCGGACGAGGCGCGCCACAGTCGCTATTTCTCTGAAGTGTTCCATTACCTGTGGCTGACGCTGAACAGCCGTCAACGCCTATTCGCCGCCAGGTTGCTGCTGGACAGCATCCGGATTTTCTTCGAGGCCGATGAGCGATGGCTGCGGGAAAGCCTGCTCAGCGCGGGTATCGGCGACATCGCCATCACGCAAGTGCTTGGCGAACTGACCAGCCCCCAAGCCACCCTTCGGCGTGCGCGATCTGGCGCCGGTGCGACGCTTCAGGCGTTGAAAAAAGCCGGTTTCTTCGACCTGCCTTACAACCAGCAACTGTTCATGAAGGCAGGGCTTGTCGATGGATGA
- a CDS encoding HDOD domain-containing protein, with protein MPAQPQIMVDLQMEQYMPDPDLEVIAKLISQDPGLSGALLKIVNSPYYGLSNKITAIQRAVNLLGSRSIINLINAQSIKGELNDDAIVTLNRFWDTAQDVAMTCLTLAKRVGIQAGDEAYALGLFHDCGIPLMLKKFPDYMKVLEQAYGNASAECRVVDTENKQYNTNHAVVGYYTAKSWRLPEHVTQAIANHHNALAIFSDESCRNTPLKNLLAILKMAEHICASYRVLGNQSEDHEWNNVGHLVLDYIGLSEYDFETQKQEIRDLATR; from the coding sequence GTGCCGGCCCAGCCGCAGATCATGGTGGATCTGCAGATGGAGCAGTACATGCCCGACCCGGACCTGGAAGTGATCGCCAAGCTGATCTCCCAGGACCCAGGCCTGTCCGGCGCCTTGCTGAAAATCGTCAACTCGCCGTATTACGGCTTGAGTAACAAGATCACCGCGATCCAGCGGGCAGTGAATCTGTTGGGCAGCCGTTCGATCATCAACCTGATCAATGCGCAGTCGATCAAGGGCGAGCTGAACGACGACGCCATCGTCACCCTCAACCGTTTCTGGGACACGGCGCAGGACGTGGCGATGACATGCCTGACCCTGGCCAAGCGTGTCGGAATCCAGGCCGGCGATGAAGCCTATGCACTGGGCCTGTTCCACGATTGCGGCATCCCGTTGATGCTCAAGAAATTCCCCGACTACATGAAAGTGCTGGAACAGGCCTATGGCAATGCCAGCGCCGAATGCCGCGTGGTGGATACCGAGAACAAGCAATACAACACCAACCACGCCGTGGTCGGGTATTACACCGCCAAGTCCTGGCGTCTGCCGGAACATGTCACCCAGGCTATTGCCAACCATCACAATGCCCTGGCCATTTTCAGCGATGAGTCATGCCGCAATACGCCGCTGAAAAACCTGCTGGCAATCCTGAAGATGGCCGAGCACATTTGCGCTTCCTATCGGGTGCTGGGCAACCAGTCTGAAGACCACGAATGGAACAATGTCGGGCATCTGGTGCTCGATTACATCGGTCTGTCGGAATACGATTTCGAAACCCAGAAACAAGAAATTCGCGACCTCGCCACGCGTTGA
- a CDS encoding SagB family peptide dehydrogenase, translating into MQINPYLFILPRTPGQIVWDYKNHKQFELNLEYSTRLAQLISNPKLYNDSNIVDTQLLNSGILTTSIQDTIEWGWDELSKIFHIGTKNIPCEHIPQNIHEWSRHYLDHCTEVLDSPAPDARLTERQAHSLIALPEPSCLPEGSLANVLIGRKTCRTFTDEAISLEEVGTLLYLSLGYLHERENDVDETIVEGLGARRSSPSAGGLNACEGFLHVQNVNGLKPGLYAYHPTDHALSFVNPAPDSPLGQLLCGQHFINNLPVGLFITARFDKLWWKYEHSRAYRMAFVEAGHISQTFQLVATALGLNTWLTGALTDDQVETLLGLENTAEQPLFFVGCGHSDGQVMCKELKDLLSSREPQQ; encoded by the coding sequence ATGCAGATAAATCCATACCTGTTCATACTTCCTCGTACGCCCGGCCAAATAGTCTGGGATTACAAGAATCACAAACAATTTGAACTTAATCTGGAATACTCAACCCGGCTTGCACAACTCATCAGCAATCCAAAACTGTATAACGACAGCAACATAGTAGACACTCAACTTCTGAACTCCGGAATACTGACCACCTCCATACAAGACACTATTGAATGGGGCTGGGATGAACTATCGAAAATATTCCATATCGGCACCAAGAACATTCCCTGCGAACATATTCCTCAGAATATTCATGAATGGTCGAGACACTATCTGGACCATTGCACCGAAGTACTGGACTCACCCGCGCCGGACGCCAGGCTCACAGAACGCCAGGCACACTCGCTGATTGCCCTGCCAGAACCTTCCTGCCTGCCGGAGGGCTCTCTTGCCAACGTCCTGATCGGCCGCAAAACCTGCCGCACCTTCACGGATGAAGCGATTTCACTGGAAGAGGTCGGCACACTGCTTTACCTGTCCCTGGGCTACTTGCATGAGCGCGAAAATGACGTCGACGAAACCATTGTCGAAGGTCTCGGTGCCCGACGCAGCAGCCCGTCCGCCGGCGGGTTGAATGCCTGCGAAGGCTTTCTTCATGTGCAAAACGTCAACGGCCTGAAACCCGGGCTCTACGCCTACCATCCCACCGACCATGCACTGAGCTTCGTCAACCCGGCACCTGACTCGCCACTGGGGCAGTTGCTGTGTGGCCAACATTTCATCAATAACCTGCCCGTAGGCCTGTTCATTACCGCTCGCTTCGACAAGTTGTGGTGGAAATATGAACACTCGCGAGCCTACCGAATGGCCTTCGTGGAGGCGGGGCATATTTCCCAGACCTTTCAACTGGTGGCCACTGCACTGGGGTTGAACACGTGGCTGACCGGAGCACTGACGGACGATCAGGTCGAAACATTGCTGGGGCTCGAGAACACCGCAGAACAACCCTTGTTTTTCGTTGGCTGTGGTCACAGCGACGGACAAGTGATGTGCAAGGAATTGAAGGATCTGCTGAGCAGTCGGGAGCCGCAACAATGA
- a CDS encoding YfhL family 4Fe-4S dicluster ferredoxin, which yields MSLIITDDCINCDVCEPECPNAAISQGEEIYVIDPNLCTQCVGHYDEPQCQQVCPVDCIPLDEAHPETEEQLMEKYRKITGKV from the coding sequence ATGTCCCTGATCATCACCGACGATTGCATCAACTGCGACGTCTGCGAACCCGAGTGCCCGAACGCCGCCATCTCCCAGGGCGAAGAGATCTACGTGATCGACCCGAACCTGTGCACACAATGTGTCGGCCACTACGACGAACCGCAGTGCCAGCAGGTCTGCCCGGTGGATTGCATCCCGCTGGACGAGGCTCATCCGGAGACTGAAGAACAGTTGATGGAGAAGTACCGCAAGATTACCGGCAAGGTTTGA
- a CDS encoding multidrug transporter — protein sequence MNLFRTLVVALLLSAGAPALAAENGSGDPRYTIQNPPAYAMLGDLLIARPLLVAATVIGAGAFVVSLPFTAFGGGIGDAGQALVVDPAKAAFVRCLGCIGEGFEQRE from the coding sequence ATGAATTTGTTTCGAACCCTTGTCGTTGCGCTGCTGCTGAGCGCCGGTGCGCCCGCGCTGGCGGCTGAGAACGGCAGCGGCGATCCGCGTTACACCATCCAGAACCCACCGGCCTACGCCATGCTTGGCGATTTACTGATTGCCCGACCATTGTTGGTAGCGGCGACAGTGATCGGTGCCGGGGCGTTTGTGGTGTCGTTGCCGTTTACCGCGTTCGGTGGCGGTATTGGCGATGCGGGGCAGGCGTTGGTGGTCGATCCGGCGAAAGCCGCATTTGTGCGGTGCCTGGGGTGCATCGGGGAGGGGTTTGAGCAGCGGGAGTGA